The Mycobacteriales bacterium genome includes a region encoding these proteins:
- a CDS encoding MarR family transcriptional regulator, with amino-acid sequence MSLDDAANAARGPDGNLGYLFRVAYQNFRRRLESALAGHGLTVPEYSALSAFDAQPQMSSAELARLLDVTPQTMNTLVHELLGRSLLSRERRPSQGKTLLLRLSPRGRRLLDTATEAVRSVEATSLNERGAREQRAIKTWLSDLARAT; translated from the coding sequence ATGTCGTTGGATGATGCAGCGAACGCGGCGCGCGGCCCGGACGGAAACCTCGGGTACCTCTTTCGTGTCGCATATCAGAACTTTCGCCGGCGACTCGAGTCGGCGCTGGCCGGCCATGGGCTGACCGTCCCCGAATACTCCGCACTGAGCGCCTTCGACGCCCAGCCCCAGATGTCTTCGGCCGAGCTTGCCCGCCTGCTCGACGTCACCCCGCAGACCATGAACACCTTGGTGCACGAGCTCCTCGGCCGTTCGCTCTTGAGCCGCGAGCGGCGTCCGAGTCAGGGGAAGACTCTCCTGCTCCGCCTCAGTCCTCGGGGTCGGCGACTGCTCGACACCGCCACCGAGGCCGTGCGCAGCGTGGAGGCCACGTCGCTCAACGAACGCGGCGCGAGAGAGCAGCGCGCTATCAAGACCTGGCTATCCGACCTCGCGCGTGCCACCTAG